One genomic window of Caenorhabditis elegans chromosome I includes the following:
- the W04C9.5 gene encoding GTP-binding protein (Confirmed by transcript evidence) produces MSNRRVSLPVALAIPQQFSSRLSPPSPASPAATRRSLPTSPISRRSLPSTPRTVSPRRLNNLLPDVDEHFASTSTTSSSENSPRRVKKRYPPPRYQYSLQMHQNNIEDVEKRPEGSLRSFGIKNGFVTDNGYKQTCSTGQPVVAHNYKDRRATCPEVWLFQETSNVPMQHVVLRVYGSRNSGKKTLLSAINQFATRLVTQYNNESNEGDDTSSKTMNFLLNNEQIELEMLLEATLENSPFASSLTMYAIVYNVDNRESFVCATDLLSRLLNRKIARGANIILIGNKIDLKRNTVVSKMEGACLAKVHKCNFVEVSAQYSMNISELWTIILKQLQAPKAELEEPNGWMHRIVTRGKQLAHSAEQIVQKFL; encoded by the exons atgtcGAATCGTCGTGTTTCCCTTCCAGTTGCGCTGGCGATACCCCAACAATTTTCATCACGGCTATCACCTCCGTCACCAGCGTCTCCCGCTGCAACGAGAAG aagtcttCCTACATCGCCGATCAGTCGCCGAAGTCTACCGTCGACCCCGCGTACCGTGTCCCCAAGACGGTTGAACAATTTACTGCCAGATGTTGATGAGCATTTTGCCAGTACGAGCACCACGTCCAG CTCGGAAAACTCGCCTCGTCGTGTGAAAAAGCGGTACCCACCGCCAAG ATACCAATACTCTCTACAAATGCACCAAAACAACATCGAAGACGTCGAAAAACGACCGGAGGGAAGTCTTCGAAGTTTTGGAATTAAGAATGGATTTGTGACGGACAATGGGTATAAGCAAACGTGCTCCACTGGACAACCAGTTGTTGCACATAATTACA aagatcgCCGAGCCACGTGTCCAGAAGTCTGGCTATTCCAAGAAACGTCGAATGTTCCAATGCAACATGTGGTTCTACGTGTCTATGGATCAAGGAATAGCGGGAAGAAAACATTGCTGTCAGCAATTAACCAATTTGCCACGCGGCTCGTCACCCAATACAATAATGAGTCAAATGAGGGAGATGACACTTCATCGAAAACGATGAATTTCCTGTTGAATAACGAGCAAATCGAGTTGGAAATGTTGCTGGAAGCCACGTTGGAG aattctcCATTCGCGTCATCACTGACAATGTACGCAATAGTGTACAACGTTGACAATCGAGAATCATTCGTGTGTGCCACAGACCTGCTCAGTCGGCttttgaatcgaaaaattgctcGCGGAGCCAATATTATACTGATTGGCAATAAAATCGATTTGAAACGGAATACGGTGGTGTCGAAAATGG aaggAGCCTGCCTGGCCAAAGTACACAAGTGCAATTTCGTCGAAGTTTCCGCGCAGTACTCGATGAACATTTCTGAGCTCTGGACAATAATTCTAAAGCAGCTACAGGCTCCGAAAGCGGAGCTCGAGGAGCCCAATGGATGGATGCATCGAATCGTGACACGTGGCAAACAGTTGGCTCACTCAGCTGAGCAAATTGTGCAAAAGTTTTtgtga
- the tol-1 gene encoding TIR domain-containing protein (Confirmed by transcript evidence): MRRKMKLFLFLLLVINICRSAAANGDECPKFCKCAPDPVQPTSKLLLCDYSSKNTTITPIASSNYDQVANIRSLFISCDNNNFQFPDAYFKSLTALHHLRIVGCETTHFSVKLFEDLAALRRLELDQISTASTSFEMTEDVLMPLARLEKFSLTRSRNIELPQRLLCSLPHLQVLNISSNELPSLRREESCVAQQLLIVDLSRNRLTNIEQFLRGIPAIRQISVAYNSIAELDLSLATPFLQQLDAEANRIVDLTSLPGTVVHVNLAGNALKRVPDAVAELASLVALNVSRNEIEAGNSSVFSSPELEMLDASYNKLDSLPVEWLQKCEKRIAHLHLEHNSIEQLTGGVLANATNLQTLDLSSNQLRVFRDEVLPENSKIGNLRLSNNSLELLEPSSLSGLKLESLDLSHNKLTEVPAAIGKVEQLKKVDLSHNRIAKVYQYVLNKIKQLHTVDLSNNQLQSIGPYIFSDSSELHSLDVSNNEISLLFKDAFARCPKLRKISMKMNKIKSLDEGLTEASGLRRLDVSHNEILVLKWSALPENLEILNADNNDINLLTAASMSPSTANLKSVSLSNNGITIMNADQIPNSLESLDVSNNRLAKLGKTALAAKSQLRRLNLKGNLLTVVATESMKVVEAVHPLKVEISENPLICDCQMGWMIGGAKPKVLIQDSETASCSHAVDGHQIQIQSLSKKDLLCPYKSVCEPECICCQYGNCDCKSVCPANCRCFRDDQFNINIVRCHGNSSMVPKREFVVSELPVSATEIILSGVTLPQLRTHSFIGRLRLQRLHINGTGLRSIQPKAFHTLPALKTLDLSDNSLISLSGEEFLKCGEVSQLFLNGNRFSTLSRGIFEKLPNLKYLTLHNNSLEDIPQVLHSTALSKISLSSNPLRCDCSGGSQQHLHHRRDPKAHPFWEHNAAEWFSLHRHLVVDFPKVECWENVTKAFLTNDTTVLSAYPPNMGNDVFVMPIEEFLRDYNSTICVPFSSGFFGQDPQNSILFVIITISIAVLLCVLVILAISFIRKSHDAINQRRYKASSLNCSTSAGSSPLPVPLLSYHAFVSYSKKDEKMVIDQLCRPLEDEDYQLCLLHRDGPTYCSNLHAISDELIAQMDSSQCLILVLTKHFLENEWKTLQIKTSHQLFAKNRAKRVIAVLGDGVDANLLDDELGQILRKHTRIEMRSHLFWTLLHSSLPSRLPLPSNSGDDSSQLYSDIYGIVPSDVV, from the exons ATGAGGAGAAAAATGAAGTTATtcctatttttattattagtaATTAATATATGTCGGTCGGCCGCTGCTAACGGTGACGAATGCCcgaaatt CTGTAAATGTGCTCCGGATCCGGTGCAGCCGACGTCTAAACTCCTATTATGCGACTATTCTTCGAAAAACACGACAATTACACCTATTGCGTCGTCGAATTATGATCAGGTTGCTAATATTCG atCACTATTCATATCTTgtgataataataatttccaatttccggATGCCTACTTCAAGTCGTTAACCGCGTTGCATCATCTGCGGATAGTG GGATGCGAGACCACACATTTCTCTGTGAAATTGTTCGAAGATTTGGCCGCTTTGAGAAGATTGGAACTCGATCAG atcTCCACCGCCTCAACCTCTTTCGAAATGACCGAAGACGTCCTAATGCCGTTGGCTCGTCTCGAAAAGTTTTCCCTCACGAGATCACGGAATATCGAGCTTCCACAGCGACTTTTGTGCTCTCTGCCGCATTTACAG GTTCTGAATATCTCGTCAAATGAGCTTCCATCACTGCGAAGAGAGGAATCGTGTGTCGCTCAGCAGCTTCTGATCGTCGATTTGTCTAGAAATCGGCTCACCAACATCGA gcaattcCTACGTGGCATCCCGGCAATCCGGCAAATTTCGGTGGCTTACAACTCGATCGCCGAGCTCGATTTATCGCTGGCAACTCCATTTCTACAACAACTCGATGCTGAAGCCAATCGAATCGTCGACTTGACGTCACTTCCAGGCACTGTTGTACACGTGAATTTGGCTGGAAACGCGCTGAAAAGGGTGCCGGATGCGGTAGCCGAGTTGGCGAGTCTTGTGGCGTTAAATGTGTCGAGAAATGAGATTGAAGCCGGAAATTCGTCGGTTTTTT CTTCCCCAGAACTCGAAATGCTCGACGCCTCTTACAACAAATTGGACAGTCTGCCCGTCGAATGGCttcaaaaatgcgaaaaacgCATTGCTCACCTCCATTTGGAGCACAATTCGATTGAGCAGTTGACTGGTGGAGTGCTGGCGAATGCGACTAATTTACAGACG ttggacCTTTCATCGAATCAACTTCGAGTTTTTCGAGACGAAGTACTTCCggagaattcgaaaattggaaatttgagactttccAACAACTCTTTGGAGCTCCTCGAGCCGTCGAGCCTGAGCGGCTTGAAATTGG aatccCTTGATCTGAGTCATAATAAGCTGACAGAAGTGCCCGCCGCAATTGGAAAAGTCGAGCAGCTGAAAAAAGTGGATTTGAGCCATAATAGAATTGCGAAGGTTTATCAATATGTGCTCAATAAGATTAAGCAATTGCATACTGTTGATTTGTCGAATAATCAGTTGCAAagt atcgGCCCCTACATCTTCTCCGACAGTTCTGAACTTCATTCCCTGGACGTGTCGAATAATGAGATTTCACTGCTGTTCAAGGACGCTTTTGCGAGATGCCCAAAGCTGAGgaaaatttcgatgaaaatgaataaaatta aatccCTCGACGAAGGTCTCACAGAAGCTTCCGGCCTCCGACGTCTCGACGTATCTCATAACGAGATCCTCGTGCTGAAATGGTCGGCTTTACCTGAAAACTTGGAGATTCTCAACGCTGATAACAATGATATCAATCTCCTGACCGCCGCCTCAATGTCCCCAAGCACCGCAAACTTGAAGTCCGTTTCGCTTTCCAACAACGGCATCACCATAATGAATGCGGACCAGATTCCGAATTCGCTCGAGTCGCTGGACGTGTCGAATAATCGACTTGCAAAGCTCGGGAAGACAGCGTTGGCCGCGAAATCTCAGTTGAGAAGGCTCAACTTGAAGGGCAATCTGCTTACCGTAGTGGCCACCGAGTCGATGAAAGTCGTAGAGGCTGTGCATCCGTTGAAAGTGGAAATCTCGGAGAATCCTCTGATCTGTGATTGTCAGATGGGATGGATGATTGGTGGAGCGAAGCCAAAGGTTCTCATTCAGGACTCTGAAACCGCAAGCTGTTCCCATGCCGTTGATGGGCATCAGATCCAGATTCAAAGTCTCAGCAAGAAGGATCTACTGTGCCCATACAAAAGTGTATGTGAGCCGGAATGTATCTGCTGTCAATACGGAAATTGCGATTGCAAATCCGTATGCCCCGCCAATTGCCGATGCTTCAGAGATGATCAGTTTAATATCAACATTGTCAGATGCCACGGGAACTCATCAATGGTGCCCAAAAGAGAATTCGTGGTCTCCGAGCTCCCGGTCTCTGCGACAGAGATCATTCTGAGCGGAGTCACCCTTCCACAGCTCCGAACTCACAGCTTCATCGGAAGACTTCGTCTCCAGAGGCTTCATATCAATGGAACCGGGCTCCGATCCATCCAACCGAAGGCTTTCCATACTCTTCCAGCACTGAAGACGCTGGATTTGTCGGATAACTCGTTGATCTCGCTGAGCGGGGAGGAATTTCTAAAGTGTGGAGAAGTCTCGCAGCTTTTCCTCAAtggaaatcgattttccacGCTATCCCGTGGAATCTTCGAGAAGCTTCCGAACTTGAAATATCTGACACTTCATAACAACTCCCTCGAAGACATCCCTCAGGTTCTTCACTCGACGGCGCTCTCCAAGATCTCCCTGTCATCGAACCCCTTGAGATGCGACTGCTCGGGAGGATCCCAACAGCACCTTCACCATCGTCGTGACCCAAAAGCTCATCCATTCTGGGAGCATAATGCGGCCGAGTGGTTCTCGTTGCATCGGCATCTTGTCGTTGATTTCCCCAAGGTTGAATGCTGGGAGAACGTGACGAAGGCCTTCCTGACGAACGATACGACAGTGCTGAGCGCCTATCCACCTAATATGGGAAATGACGTCTTTGTGATGCCTATTGAAG AATTCCTGCGCGACTACAACTCAACAATCTGTGTTCCATTCTCATCTGGATTCTTTGGACAAGACCCTCAGAATAGTATACTCTTTGTAATAATAACTATATCGATTGCTGTTCTCCTCTGTGTCCTCGTTATTCTCGCAATTTCATTTATTCGAAAATCTCACGACGCAATCAATCAACGAAGATACAAAGCATCATCTCTAAATTGTTCAACATCAGCCGGCTCGTCGCCTCTTCCGGTTCCGCTGTTGAGTTATCACGCATTTGTGAGCTATTCGAAGAAGGACGAGAAAATGGTGATTGATCAATTGTGTCGACCGCTGGAAGATGAAGATTATCAGTTGTGCCTGTTGCATCGGGATGGGCCGACTTATTGCTCGAATTTGCACGCGATATCTGATGAACTCATAGCTCAGATGGACTCGTCGCAATGCTTGATTCTTGTGTTGACTAAACACTTTTTGGAGAACGAGTGGAAAACGCTGCAGATTAAG ACCTCCCACCAACTATTCGCCAAAAACCGTGCAAAACGAGTGATCGCCGTGCTCGGCGACGGTGTGGACGCGAATCTGCTGGACGATGAGCTCGGACAGATTCTACGGAAGCACACGAGAATCGAGATGCGGAGCCATTTATTCTGGACACTTTTGCACTCATCACTTCCATCACGACTTCCATTACCATCGAATAGTGGCGATGATTCGTCTCAACTATATTCGGATATCTATGGAATTGTGCCTTCCGATGTTGTTTAG
- the W04C9.4 gene encoding uncharacterized protein (Confirmed by transcript evidence) has product MGKFSNQKKNRVKNKVAVTVKKAQRMKADAKNAKKDGEVDVEMKEEVVRVRGLAVSSLKKLASGELQNVPKVNEKKIIRKTELPVRENKKILDAPTGKRGTTAQYITKKKAKKMYKKMTHDARDKYRKIQAELAGDGEDDEEGEAEVMEQ; this is encoded by the exons ATGGGCAAATTCAGCAATCAGAAGAAAAATCGTGTCAAGAACAAGGTGGCGGTGACAGTAAAAAAAGCGCAACGCATGAAGGCAGACgctaaaaatgccaaaaaagaCGGTGAAGTGGATGTTGAGATGAAGGAGGAGGTGGTGAGAGTCAGAGGACTCGCCGTATCGTCGCtg aaaaaattggccTCCGGTGAGCTGCAAAACGTGCCAAAAGTGAACGAGAAGAAGATTATCCGCAAGACAGAGCTTCCAGTTCGAGAGAA caaaaagaTCCTGGACGCTCCGACTGGAAAACGTGGCACCACTGCTCAATACATCACAAAAAAGAAGGCAAAGAAGATGTACAAGAAGATGACACACGACGCACGCGacaaatatcgaaaaattcaggCGGAACTGGCCGGAGACGGTGAAGATGACGAGGAGGGTGAAGCCGAGGTGATGGAGCAgtga